A single region of the Mechercharimyces sp. CAU 1602 genome encodes:
- a CDS encoding dynamin family protein — MIEIEQEALLERISYFYEQMKARGDHEYAHKMLDLLRKVHRQELMIGFCGHFSAGKSTLLNHVLGEELLPTSPIPTSANVVRIQKGPAQVILHTRQGEKQVYRGTYTDKQLKQLCKNGDEVIAIDVMQEANRLPEGVVLLDTPGIDSTDDRHQSATEAALHLADIVFYVVDYNHVQSETNLQFLKNVTQRGKHVYLVVNQIDKHQESELSFVRFQEGLTQSLTRWELNLKGILYTSLRNPDHIHNEWDQLLVLLDQCMEERLMMLTQQAKREVAYLLEQHVEGRRKHEREEQRQELAKRTRPLLELAPLNENVQELRESLAEHIAERANIEVRFNQGLDDLLQNTYLMPYDVRELAHQYLETMLTDFKVGFIRRRSKTEAERQKRLFTFYEKWMQTVETQVDFHVKRYVLQFFEENGIYREADREVILQWEHTLSASDVGERVKEGASLSGSYLLKYTDDLVNMVKRLYRQQAGQWFNQFQTELMQRLDSQIAEMKTKLKKLEEDLILRQKWVNRAEEEEAYRSQLEAIFKGTKEVGYMPDIDHYVTKEEGEVVLSSILSEEFMPTQVKKEIPQLVEGRQGVDQSDEDRLSHRLRRIKQIEKVMTGISSVERIRSSLSQMRARAENQQWTVALFGAFSAGKSSFANALIGEDVLPVSPHPTTATINRIVAPTAEFPHQHVRIRLKSEEQLQAEIERIWHLIFPDSQPQGELVDMLRVLTAEREGKSSNEKLLLPFLQALYRGYPTMKARLGDWESAHVRTFSPYVAEEETACFVQEVEVYFDCELTRQGIMLVDTPGADSVHARHTDVAFRYLKEADALLFVMYYNHAFSRADREFLLQLGRVKDTFAMDKMFFLMNAADLATSTEEQDAVLMYLQEQLQEYGIRFPRLFPISSLYARSHLEKERAASGMEAFVRAFRSFFRDDLMQVAITSMKEEARRAEQIVRQQAATAHSLTEERDEKMEQLVSERAKIEAYLNNYRAEAEEHALKQEIEELFYYVEQRVMLRYRDAFTEIFHPSTLRKGESNSKKVLYRCTMDLIDFIRRDVVQELQATSLRLEKWLREQCVIHGERMMLGSVALTKEWRPPQQIRTEWTFAEWEIASPLMNLTPTSFKKALGLFKNSKHFFEQGGKMVMMEQMAVQWKLVLATVIREEQSRCYSHYEQQWRQAVQVMKEEQWENTDHFYASVEESLSGYIDAHQYEECADEIASLLSSMS; from the coding sequence ATGATTGAAATAGAGCAGGAAGCATTATTGGAGCGGATTTCCTATTTTTATGAACAGATGAAAGCACGAGGAGATCACGAATACGCACACAAGATGTTAGATCTATTGCGTAAAGTGCATCGTCAAGAATTGATGATCGGATTTTGCGGACATTTCTCAGCAGGAAAATCGACGTTGCTAAATCATGTGCTGGGCGAAGAACTTCTTCCTACTAGTCCTATTCCTACTAGTGCCAATGTGGTGCGGATACAAAAAGGACCTGCCCAAGTCATTCTTCATACACGCCAAGGCGAGAAACAAGTGTACCGGGGAACCTATACAGATAAACAGTTGAAGCAGTTGTGTAAAAACGGCGATGAAGTGATTGCCATTGATGTGATGCAAGAAGCAAACAGGTTACCTGAAGGGGTAGTTCTTTTAGATACACCAGGGATTGATTCAACTGATGATCGTCATCAATCGGCAACAGAAGCAGCTCTTCACTTGGCCGATATTGTGTTTTATGTTGTGGATTACAATCATGTGCAGTCGGAAACCAACCTGCAATTTTTAAAAAATGTAACCCAAAGAGGAAAGCATGTTTATTTAGTGGTAAATCAAATAGATAAGCATCAGGAAAGTGAACTTTCCTTTGTGCGCTTTCAAGAGGGCTTGACACAATCATTGACGAGATGGGAATTAAATTTGAAAGGGATTTTATATACTTCATTACGTAACCCAGATCATATACACAATGAATGGGATCAGTTATTAGTTTTGTTGGATCAGTGCATGGAGGAACGCCTCATGATGTTGACCCAGCAGGCTAAGCGAGAAGTGGCATATTTGTTGGAGCAACATGTAGAAGGGCGGCGCAAGCATGAGCGTGAGGAACAAAGGCAGGAATTGGCTAAGCGTACGCGCCCCCTTTTGGAGTTGGCCCCCTTGAATGAGAACGTGCAAGAGTTACGGGAGAGCCTGGCAGAACATATTGCGGAACGTGCCAATATCGAGGTTCGCTTTAATCAAGGGCTCGATGATTTGTTGCAAAATACGTACCTTATGCCATATGACGTTCGTGAGCTGGCTCATCAGTATTTAGAAACAATGCTGACGGATTTTAAGGTTGGCTTTATTCGACGCCGAAGTAAAACGGAAGCCGAGCGACAAAAGCGGTTGTTCACTTTTTATGAGAAGTGGATGCAAACGGTGGAGACGCAAGTAGATTTCCATGTAAAACGTTATGTTTTGCAGTTCTTTGAAGAGAATGGTATTTATAGAGAGGCCGACCGTGAAGTGATTTTGCAGTGGGAGCATACCCTTTCAGCTAGTGATGTTGGTGAGCGCGTGAAAGAAGGAGCGTCGCTTTCGGGATCGTACCTATTAAAGTATACCGATGATCTGGTAAACATGGTAAAACGTCTGTATCGCCAGCAGGCGGGACAGTGGTTTAACCAATTTCAGACTGAATTGATGCAAAGGTTGGATTCGCAGATAGCAGAAATGAAGACAAAATTAAAGAAGCTGGAAGAAGATCTGATTTTGCGACAAAAATGGGTGAATCGAGCAGAGGAAGAAGAAGCGTACCGCTCTCAGTTAGAAGCTATTTTTAAAGGAACGAAAGAAGTAGGGTATATGCCGGACATCGATCACTATGTAACAAAAGAGGAAGGAGAGGTAGTTCTTTCTTCGATTTTGTCTGAGGAGTTTATGCCTACCCAAGTAAAGAAGGAGATTCCACAGTTAGTGGAAGGTAGACAAGGAGTAGATCAGTCGGATGAAGATCGTCTATCTCATCGATTACGTCGAATAAAGCAGATTGAGAAGGTGATGACCGGGATTTCCAGTGTGGAGCGAATTCGGTCATCTCTTTCTCAGATGCGGGCTCGCGCGGAAAATCAACAGTGGACAGTGGCGTTGTTTGGAGCGTTTAGTGCAGGCAAATCATCATTTGCTAACGCATTGATTGGGGAAGATGTGTTACCCGTTTCGCCTCATCCGACGACGGCAACGATTAATCGTATTGTGGCACCTACAGCGGAATTTCCACATCAACATGTGCGTATTCGCCTTAAGTCAGAAGAACAACTACAAGCGGAAATAGAACGAATTTGGCATTTAATCTTCCCGGACAGCCAGCCACAAGGGGAACTAGTAGATATGCTAAGGGTGTTGACGGCAGAGCGGGAAGGAAAGAGCAGTAACGAAAAGCTCCTTCTCCCCTTTTTACAAGCACTTTATCGCGGTTATCCCACGATGAAAGCTAGATTGGGCGATTGGGAAAGCGCTCATGTTCGTACGTTTTCACCCTATGTTGCCGAGGAAGAGACAGCATGTTTCGTACAAGAGGTAGAGGTCTATTTTGATTGTGAATTAACGCGACAGGGGATTATGTTGGTCGATACACCTGGGGCAGATTCTGTGCATGCCCGTCATACAGACGTAGCGTTTCGTTATTTGAAAGAGGCAGATGCGTTGCTCTTTGTAATGTATTACAATCACGCTTTCTCTCGTGCAGATCGGGAATTTCTCTTGCAGTTAGGGAGAGTAAAAGATACTTTTGCCATGGATAAGATGTTTTTCCTGATGAATGCAGCAGATTTAGCTACATCGACAGAAGAACAGGACGCTGTACTGATGTATTTACAAGAACAACTTCAAGAGTACGGGATTCGCTTTCCTCGACTTTTTCCGATTTCAAGCTTGTATGCTCGCAGTCACCTGGAGAAGGAGCGTGCTGCTTCAGGAATGGAAGCTTTTGTACGTGCGTTTCGTTCCTTTTTCCGCGATGATTTGATGCAGGTGGCGATTACCAGTATGAAAGAAGAGGCGCGTCGGGCCGAGCAAATCGTTCGACAACAGGCGGCAACTGCGCACAGTCTGACGGAAGAACGAGACGAAAAGATGGAGCAGCTTGTAAGCGAACGAGCTAAGATAGAGGCATACTTGAACAATTACCGTGCAGAGGCAGAAGAGCATGCACTAAAACAAGAGATAGAGGAGTTGTTTTACTACGTAGAACAACGAGTGATGTTGCGCTACCGCGACGCGTTTACAGAGATTTTCCACCCTTCGACTTTACGCAAGGGTGAAAGCAACAGTAAAAAGGTACTCTATCGCTGTACGATGGACTTGATTGATTTTATCCGTCGTGATGTTGTGCAGGAGTTGCAAGCAACTAGCCTTCGTTTAGAGAAATGGTTGCGGGAGCAATGTGTGATCCACGGTGAACGAATGATGTTGGGAAGTGTAGCGCTGACAAAAGAATGGCGTCCACCGCAACAGATACGAACAGAATGGACTTTTGCAGAGTGGGAGATCGCATCTCCCCTTATGAATCTCACACCGACATCGTTTAAAAAAGCATTAGGTTTATTTAAAAATAGTAAGCACTTTTTTGAACAGGGTGGGAAGATGGTGATGATGGAACAGATGGCGGTTCAGTGGAAGTTAGTTCTTGCCACAGTGATTAGAGAAGAACAAAGCCGTTGTTACAGCCATTATGAGCAACAGTGGAGGCAGGCCGTTCAAGTGATGAAAGAAGAGCAATGGGAAAACACGGATCACTTTTATGCAAGTGTGGAGGAGAGTTTGTCTGGGTATATTGATGCACATCAGTATGAAGAATGTGCAGATGAGATCGCTTCATTGCTTTCTAGCATGTCATAA
- a CDS encoding anti-phage deoxyguanosine triphosphatase: MLLKDERNPFYRNEDRHRRYEEGTRSPLEVRDAFERDYGRIIHSFAFRRLQAKKQVIGTDAGDLHRTRLTHSMEVAQIARGIALFLNRTATELPEGEKIDISLVEAAGLAHDLGHPPFGHEGEQSLNRAMAHYGGFEGNAQTFRILTRLEGKKGEGLNLTRGLLLAVMKYPILYEEARGKKINSQASHPPKTSAYGNDHEAYSWALSPFTKQEKRFLMETMSWEDGYRRTVRKPFECSIIELADDIAYSTHDLEDAVNLKLVDLHELCEILSQEPWAHSYAEIKDALRLAQQLKYGQDSFLHQLKQVFALLISVFVNHITVEKMGEEIFSKRLRFQAVLPPELKKLNQHLKQIVHERVIQSTPVRVLAWKADRVVRLIFEAMMNDKRLLPVPDRRRITEHNEDEAFHARVVCDYIAGMTDPYALKVYDSLYGTGKVSY, from the coding sequence TTGTTATTAAAGGATGAACGAAATCCGTTTTATCGGAATGAAGATCGTCATAGACGATATGAAGAGGGGACGCGCTCCCCTTTGGAAGTGCGGGATGCTTTTGAGCGTGATTATGGCCGCATTATTCATAGCTTCGCTTTTCGTCGATTGCAAGCAAAAAAACAAGTTATTGGGACTGATGCAGGTGATTTGCACCGTACCCGTCTTACTCATTCGATGGAAGTGGCGCAGATTGCACGTGGAATTGCACTCTTTCTAAATCGAACGGCAACGGAGTTGCCTGAGGGAGAGAAAATCGATATATCCTTGGTGGAGGCGGCCGGACTGGCACATGATCTTGGTCATCCCCCATTCGGGCATGAGGGGGAGCAATCTCTTAACCGTGCGATGGCACATTACGGTGGATTTGAAGGGAATGCACAAACGTTTCGTATTCTCACTCGCCTTGAAGGGAAAAAAGGTGAGGGGCTTAACTTGACGAGGGGATTATTACTTGCTGTTATGAAATATCCAATCTTGTACGAAGAGGCAAGGGGGAAAAAAATTAACTCTCAGGCGAGCCATCCTCCGAAGACAAGTGCTTATGGTAATGATCACGAAGCTTATAGTTGGGCACTTTCTCCCTTCACAAAACAGGAGAAGCGCTTCTTGATGGAGACCATGTCTTGGGAAGATGGGTATCGGCGTACAGTGCGGAAACCATTTGAGTGTTCCATTATTGAGCTTGCAGATGATATTGCATATTCTACCCATGACTTAGAAGATGCTGTTAACCTTAAGCTGGTTGATTTACATGAACTATGTGAGATCTTGTCACAAGAGCCGTGGGCTCATTCTTATGCTGAGATTAAAGATGCTTTGCGATTGGCTCAACAACTAAAATACGGACAAGATTCATTTCTTCACCAATTAAAGCAGGTGTTTGCTTTGCTGATCTCTGTATTTGTTAATCATATTACCGTTGAAAAAATGGGAGAGGAGATCTTTTCAAAGCGCCTACGCTTTCAGGCTGTACTCCCTCCTGAATTAAAAAAGTTGAATCAACATTTAAAGCAGATTGTGCACGAGCGTGTCATTCAGTCTACACCGGTACGTGTATTAGCATGGAAAGCGGACCGAGTGGTACGTCTAATTTTTGAAGCGATGATGAACGATAAACGCTTATTACCTGTACCTGATCGGCGACGGATTACAGAGCATAACGAGGATGAAGCTTTTCATGCACGTGTAGTGTGTGACTATATTGCAGGGATGACGGATCCCTATGCTCTCAAGGTGTACGATAGTTTGTATGGAACAGGGAAGGTGTCATATTAG
- a CDS encoding hemolysin III family protein codes for MKFLRMKEPVNTLTHFITFLAGIVGLVFLILLSRENVSTLITMTIYGVSIILLYGASSLYHWVRTTPEKEKFLRKLDHIAIYLLIAGSYTPVFYHGLEGGWRWTMLTAVWVLAVVGMILKIWFVHAPRYITTAFYLTLGWIAVVPFVQLIHSLPMGAIILMFAGGVAYTVGAIIYATKWLDFFPNRFGFHEIFHLFIMAGTGFHFAMMVGYILPLGL; via the coding sequence ATGAAATTTTTACGAATGAAAGAGCCTGTAAACACATTAACCCATTTCATCACTTTTCTGGCGGGAATTGTGGGCTTAGTGTTCCTCATTCTCCTGAGTAGAGAAAATGTATCCACCCTGATTACGATGACAATCTATGGTGTTAGCATTATCTTACTGTATGGAGCAAGCTCCTTATATCATTGGGTGCGGACAACTCCAGAAAAAGAGAAGTTTTTGCGCAAGCTAGATCACATTGCGATCTACCTTCTTATCGCAGGTTCCTACACCCCGGTCTTTTACCACGGATTAGAGGGTGGTTGGAGATGGACGATGCTGACAGCAGTATGGGTATTGGCTGTGGTAGGGATGATCTTGAAAATCTGGTTTGTACACGCACCGCGTTATATTACGACGGCTTTCTATTTGACTCTTGGCTGGATTGCCGTTGTTCCTTTTGTACAATTGATTCATTCCTTGCCTATGGGAGCGATTATACTCATGTTTGCAGGCGGCGTTGCTTATACGGTAGGAGCCATTATCTATGCAACGAAGTGGCTCGATTTTTTTCCAAACCGCTTCGGTTTTCATGAGATCTTCCACCTATTTATTATGGCGGGTACGGGCTTTCATTTTGCTATGATGGTAGGCTATATTTTGCCACTTGGATTATAG
- a CDS encoding DegV family protein — translation MKKKIAWVTDSSIYLPNSLQTHADVYVVPLSIIFHGQIYKDGIDLTPSELYDKIDKSEKCPTTSQPPLATFMNVYEELKKEYDGAIAVHLSSDLSGTCSTSGIAASMVDFPVEVVDSRLLSYPMAHMIMKGMMLAEEGLEQAQIAKILRTEHKKVSNYILVGDLQQLYKGGRINGIQRLVGTLLQIHPILQIKEGAVHIFGKFRTKRRALAAILTQLEEASKIHVIQSIQILHADVIEEAEALKERIKKAYRDVDVLVGPLSSTIGVHGGKGSMVLVWRIE, via the coding sequence ATGAAAAAAAAGATTGCATGGGTGACGGATAGCTCGATTTATCTTCCAAACTCGTTACAAACGCACGCAGATGTATATGTGGTGCCATTGTCAATTATTTTTCATGGGCAGATATATAAGGATGGTATTGATCTTACTCCATCTGAATTATACGATAAAATAGATAAATCAGAAAAGTGTCCGACGACGTCACAGCCCCCGTTGGCAACGTTTATGAATGTATATGAAGAGTTGAAAAAGGAGTATGATGGGGCGATCGCTGTTCATCTGTCCAGTGACCTTAGTGGAACTTGTTCCACAAGTGGTATCGCCGCGTCGATGGTCGATTTTCCGGTGGAAGTAGTCGATTCACGCTTGTTATCTTATCCGATGGCGCACATGATAATGAAAGGAATGATGTTGGCAGAGGAGGGGTTAGAACAGGCCCAGATCGCAAAAATATTGCGGACAGAGCATAAAAAAGTGAGTAACTATATTCTTGTAGGGGATTTACAGCAATTATACAAGGGCGGGAGGATCAATGGAATTCAACGTTTAGTGGGAACGCTTTTGCAAATTCATCCCATCCTGCAGATCAAAGAAGGAGCAGTCCATATCTTCGGCAAGTTTCGCACCAAAAGAAGAGCGCTTGCTGCGATATTAACGCAGTTGGAGGAGGCAAGTAAGATTCATGTTATACAGAGCATCCAAATCTTACATGCGGATGTTATAGAAGAAGCGGAAGCGTTAAAAGAGCGCATCAAAAAAGCATACAGAGACGTTGATGTGCTGGTTGGCCCGTTAAGTAGCACGATTGGAGTCCATGGTGGTAAAGGGAGTATGGTGTTGGTTTGGAGAATAGAGTAG
- a CDS encoding DUF1295 domain-containing protein: protein MFSFLLVATLSVFMYMTLFWLVAQWKQDLSIVDIAWGGGFVVITTSLLFLQDEYTFRQLLITTLVTLWGVRLMNYLYRRNRGAGEDYRYTAMRKRWLAKGKSVALTSYIRVYLLQGVVMLLIAYPLVAVHAWDDGSSFGILDGIGLLLWIIGFLFEVIGDYQLEKFKEKKHNKGKVMMSGLWKYTRHPNYFGEATLWWGIYLIVCSVPYGWTTFFAPAILHFSLLKVSGVPPLEKKAMKKPAYRAYSKRTNRFIPWFPKQETKGDSSNSLHQ, encoded by the coding sequence ATGTTTTCTTTCCTACTTGTAGCAACACTATCTGTATTTATGTATATGACACTTTTTTGGCTAGTGGCACAGTGGAAACAAGATCTGTCTATCGTCGACATTGCCTGGGGCGGTGGTTTTGTCGTTATCACCACCTCTTTGCTCTTTCTCCAAGACGAGTATACTTTTCGTCAGCTTCTTATCACTACCTTGGTCACTCTCTGGGGTGTGCGTTTAATGAACTATTTGTATCGCCGCAATCGAGGAGCAGGAGAAGATTACCGCTATACCGCTATGCGCAAGCGCTGGTTAGCCAAAGGAAAAAGTGTCGCGTTGACTAGCTATATTCGAGTCTATCTCCTACAAGGTGTCGTCATGCTCCTTATTGCATATCCCCTTGTAGCCGTTCATGCCTGGGACGACGGCTCATCTTTTGGGATATTAGATGGAATTGGGCTCCTCCTTTGGATCATCGGTTTCCTCTTCGAAGTAATTGGCGATTACCAATTAGAGAAGTTTAAAGAAAAGAAGCATAATAAGGGGAAAGTAATGATGTCAGGTTTATGGAAATACACCCGCCATCCCAACTATTTCGGTGAAGCTACACTTTGGTGGGGAATCTATCTAATTGTCTGCTCCGTTCCTTATGGTTGGACTACTTTTTTTGCCCCTGCTATTCTTCACTTTTCGCTTCTCAAGGTGTCAGGGGTACCACCTCTAGAAAAAAAAGCGATGAAAAAGCCAGCTTATCGTGCTTACTCGAAGCGAACAAACCGCTTTATTCCCTGGTTCCCCAAACAAGAAACCAAGGGTGATTCCTCTAACTCCCTTCATCAGTAA
- a CDS encoding MerR family transcriptional regulator: MYNIRAAAEKTGVSAGTLRAWERRYGLSPSGRTTGGHRLYSEEDIATLTWLKKQIEEQGLTISRAIKKLSVQKAVSFSSPAATPSPISTNTDLQEALYEALISFQGNQAHSLLDYGFSLYSHEHVFHYLLLPIAQRVGDAWEKGEISVAQEHHATQLLLQRCYRLMEIFTTQPHLPHMLALCPEGEHHQMGLLFFTLFLRKKGVSVIYLGPNTPSAGLTPIISQQKISHVCLSISQTERQKQLIHLINELLLHHPKLQFVLGGKGIKRIPSPYDQWVLSEEIDAWEQWYKQNIFR; encoded by the coding sequence ATGTATAATATTCGTGCAGCAGCAGAAAAGACAGGTGTATCAGCAGGGACTCTGCGTGCCTGGGAACGTCGTTATGGTTTATCCCCTTCAGGTCGTACTACAGGGGGGCATCGCCTCTATTCTGAAGAAGATATTGCTACCCTTACCTGGCTAAAAAAACAGATAGAGGAACAAGGGCTAACCATATCTCGGGCGATAAAGAAACTATCCGTGCAAAAAGCAGTTTCTTTCTCTTCGCCTGCAGCAACCCCATCACCAATATCCACCAACACAGATCTACAAGAGGCACTATATGAAGCACTCATCTCCTTTCAAGGAAATCAAGCCCACTCCCTTCTTGATTACGGTTTTTCCCTCTACTCCCACGAACACGTTTTTCACTATCTCCTACTCCCGATTGCACAGCGAGTGGGAGATGCGTGGGAAAAAGGAGAAATCAGTGTGGCACAAGAACATCACGCTACACAACTGTTACTACAGCGTTGTTATCGCCTCATGGAAATATTTACAACACAACCCCACCTCCCTCATATGCTCGCACTCTGTCCCGAAGGCGAGCATCATCAGATGGGGCTTCTTTTCTTTACGCTCTTCTTACGCAAAAAAGGCGTGTCCGTAATTTATCTCGGTCCCAACACCCCCTCTGCTGGGTTAACACCCATAATTTCTCAACAAAAAATCTCCCATGTATGTCTCTCCATCTCTCAAACGGAACGGCAAAAGCAACTTATCCACCTCATTAATGAGTTACTTCTCCATCATCCTAAACTTCAATTTGTCCTCGGAGGAAAAGGGATAAAACGCATTCCTTCGCCGTACGATCAATGGGTGCTTTCAGAAGAAATAGATGCATGGGAACAGTGGTACAAACAAAACATTTTTCGTTAG
- a CDS encoding triacylglycerol lipase gives MNFIVRRSTLLILCSIVGILPLAILHGCKQRLAAPAGIVEMGNVLSKKEQAEWKKKSETGLIPGTWYVGEMPKKQVKEKLPLVFVQGLGSNTSTWVKGSDNLYQTVYKAGYQTAFVQLYDAAGREFAGSQWDNGKVLAKQLQKISQHYGQKVNVIAHSKGGVDTQTALIYNGADAYVNNVITLGSPHYGSNLANLTHSWYAGWLGKLLGQKSAGTYAMQTGQMDRYRHQTDNHKKVNLHDYFTAAGTDWGEVGSYLWMGGVYLSTYGESDGVVNVWSTQLSYADHLFTADTLNHDTITAGKKVFPRIEKALTASNSPSQNPPPSQTHGDNDKYLHGGELLPNRTLEKEVAVQTGEENVVIQILTKGEVNIHLVSPTGQTYTKQSEEYTFGQGKQYFADARIQAFQLKQPETGTWKVTLEADHKDAYLLITTFDKPEIATVEVDKSDQGEVPVTVKIRTPEKYDLDSMKMTMRVLPMDEKEPNFSTNHHLSTLKQHASQPHQFTGVFNDTSPTSIYNITVDISGKRNNGQPFQRTLVSSVYVQSP, from the coding sequence TTGAATTTCATCGTACGCCGCTCGACATTGTTGATTTTGTGCTCCATCGTAGGAATATTACCACTTGCTATTCTACACGGATGTAAACAGCGACTCGCTGCACCTGCAGGTATAGTAGAAATGGGCAATGTTCTTTCCAAGAAAGAGCAAGCCGAATGGAAAAAAAAGAGTGAGACAGGGCTTATCCCTGGCACATGGTATGTAGGAGAAATGCCAAAAAAACAGGTCAAAGAAAAGCTTCCACTCGTCTTTGTTCAAGGGCTAGGATCCAATACGAGCACGTGGGTGAAAGGCTCCGACAACCTATATCAAACGGTTTACAAAGCTGGTTACCAGACCGCTTTTGTGCAACTATATGACGCTGCGGGAAGAGAATTTGCCGGTAGCCAATGGGATAATGGAAAAGTATTGGCCAAACAGCTACAAAAAATATCTCAACACTATGGACAAAAAGTAAATGTGATCGCCCATAGTAAGGGGGGTGTAGATACACAAACCGCCCTCATTTATAACGGGGCAGATGCTTATGTAAATAATGTAATCACCCTTGGGTCCCCGCACTACGGCTCCAACCTCGCAAATTTGACCCACAGCTGGTACGCCGGTTGGTTAGGCAAACTGCTTGGACAAAAAAGCGCTGGTACCTATGCCATGCAGACCGGACAGATGGATAGATACCGCCACCAAACAGACAATCACAAAAAAGTAAATTTACATGATTATTTCACCGCCGCAGGCACCGATTGGGGTGAGGTTGGCAGTTACCTCTGGATGGGAGGTGTCTACCTCAGCACCTATGGGGAAAGTGACGGCGTCGTCAATGTGTGGAGCACCCAATTGTCTTACGCCGACCATCTCTTTACCGCTGACACGTTAAACCATGATACGATCACTGCTGGGAAAAAGGTATTCCCCCGTATCGAAAAAGCTTTAACCGCTTCCAACTCACCATCACAAAACCCACCCCCGTCGCAAACCCACGGTGATAATGACAAATATCTACATGGAGGGGAACTTCTCCCCAACCGCACACTAGAGAAAGAAGTAGCCGTGCAGACAGGAGAAGAAAATGTGGTTATTCAAATATTGACCAAAGGTGAGGTAAACATCCACCTCGTCTCACCTACTGGACAGACATATACAAAGCAGAGCGAAGAGTATACCTTTGGTCAAGGGAAACAATATTTCGCCGATGCGCGTATTCAAGCATTTCAGCTCAAACAACCTGAGACAGGAACATGGAAAGTTACTCTTGAGGCAGATCACAAAGATGCCTACCTCCTCATCACTACCTTCGATAAACCCGAAATCGCCACCGTTGAAGTTGATAAAAGTGATCAAGGTGAGGTTCCTGTAACTGTAAAGATACGCACCCCAGAAAAATACGACTTAGATAGCATGAAGATGACCATGAGGGTGCTCCCTATGGATGAGAAGGAGCCTAACTTCTCCACCAATCATCATCTGTCTACTTTAAAGCAGCATGCATCACAGCCTCATCAGTTTACAGGGGTTTTTAACGATACAAGTCCCACCTCAATCTACAATATCACGGTCGATATCAGTGGAAAGCGAAACAACGGGCAACCCTTTCAGCGCACCCTTGTAAGTTCGGTATATGTGCAATCGCCTTGA
- a CDS encoding zinc-binding dehydrogenase, whose translation MKAIVIEQFGGPEVLRVCEIEKPQVGAGEVLIRVANTSVNFADIKNRTGKKARGLFPLILGLDVAGVVEELGEGVVGIKRGQRVVAFPKEGAYAEYVVAEAVLTFPIPDQVSMRVAAACPTVSFLSLALLRDVARIEPGESVLIHAASGGVGTTAIQLAKYLGARKVIGTVSNLGKAAVVRESGADHVCTYDNFSESVNKWTEGKGVDIVLDSIAGSVTEESMECVAPYGRIVHFGNSGGEAGKIQTNQLHASCRSILGFSLGTTRKKRPHLLRKVADEVFTLLIKGALEIRVGNEYPLEDIADAHRLIEERKHIGKVLLRVDETIA comes from the coding sequence ATGAAGGCAATTGTGATAGAGCAGTTTGGTGGTCCAGAAGTGTTACGAGTTTGTGAAATCGAGAAGCCGCAGGTGGGTGCAGGTGAAGTATTGATTCGGGTGGCTAATACAAGTGTTAACTTTGCTGATATTAAAAATCGGACAGGAAAAAAAGCAAGAGGATTGTTTCCACTAATTTTAGGACTGGATGTTGCAGGTGTGGTTGAAGAACTTGGAGAAGGCGTGGTAGGGATTAAAAGGGGACAGCGCGTTGTCGCTTTTCCTAAGGAAGGTGCGTATGCGGAGTATGTTGTAGCAGAGGCGGTTTTAACCTTTCCAATACCCGACCAGGTATCGATGAGAGTAGCGGCGGCGTGTCCAACAGTCTCTTTTTTATCACTTGCACTACTGCGTGATGTGGCTCGAATAGAGCCAGGTGAAAGTGTATTGATCCATGCGGCATCGGGTGGGGTGGGAACAACAGCGATTCAACTAGCAAAATACTTGGGAGCTAGAAAAGTGATAGGGACAGTGAGCAATTTGGGTAAAGCGGCTGTAGTTAGGGAATCAGGAGCAGATCATGTTTGTACATATGATAACTTTTCTGAGAGCGTAAATAAGTGGACTGAGGGAAAAGGAGTTGATATTGTCCTCGACTCGATCGCAGGAAGTGTGACGGAAGAGAGTATGGAGTGTGTGGCTCCTTATGGAAGAATCGTTCATTTTGGTAATTCCGGTGGAGAGGCAGGAAAAATACAAACGAATCAGCTTCATGCTAGTTGCCGCTCGATCCTTGGATTTAGTCTGGGGACAACACGAAAGAAAAGGCCACACCTGCTGAGAAAGGTTGCGGATGAGGTATTCACACTACTTATTAAAGGTGCGTTAGAGATAAGGGTGGGGAATGAATATCCACTAGAAGATATAGCTGACGCCCATCGCTTGATCGAGGAAAGGAAGCATATTGGGAAGGTATTGCTACGAGTCGATGAAACGATAGCATAA